One Nocardia iowensis DNA window includes the following coding sequences:
- a CDS encoding SDR family NAD(P)-dependent oxidoreductase, translating into MEISGSAAIVTGGASGLGAATAKRFAELGATVFGLDVPQSIERAGDNVPAGVTLIPADVTSNDEVSAAVAKVVESGAPLRIVVNCAGVGWAGRILSKNGPHDLELFRTVITVNLLGTFNVMRLAADAIAKTDAVDEYGQRGVIINTASVAAFEGQIGQIAYSASKGGVHGMTVPAARDLAQFGIRVNTIAPGIIDTPMLAGVTEEYRKGLEAGVPFPSRLGRPDEYAQLSQYIVEHDYLNGETIRMDGALRMAPR; encoded by the coding sequence GTGGAGATTTCGGGTTCCGCCGCCATTGTCACCGGAGGCGCATCCGGCCTCGGCGCCGCCACCGCCAAGCGTTTCGCCGAGCTGGGGGCCACTGTCTTCGGACTGGATGTGCCGCAGTCGATCGAGCGCGCGGGCGACAACGTGCCCGCCGGGGTCACCCTCATTCCGGCCGATGTCACCAGCAATGACGAGGTCAGCGCCGCCGTCGCGAAGGTCGTCGAGTCGGGCGCGCCGCTGCGCATCGTGGTCAACTGCGCCGGTGTCGGCTGGGCCGGACGCATCCTGTCCAAGAACGGCCCGCACGATCTGGAGCTGTTCCGCACCGTCATCACCGTGAACCTGCTCGGCACCTTCAACGTCATGCGCCTGGCCGCCGACGCGATCGCCAAGACCGACGCCGTCGACGAGTACGGCCAGCGCGGCGTCATCATCAACACCGCCTCGGTCGCCGCGTTCGAGGGCCAGATCGGCCAGATCGCGTACTCGGCCTCCAAGGGTGGCGTGCACGGCATGACCGTGCCCGCCGCGCGCGACCTGGCCCAATTCGGCATCCGCGTCAACACCATCGCCCCCGGCATCATCGACACCCCGATGCTGGCCGGTGTCACCGAGGAGTACCGCAAGGGCCTCGAGGCGGGCGTGCCGTTCCCGTCCCGGCTCGGCCGCCCCGACGAGTACGCCCAGTTGTCGCAGTACATCGTCGAGCACGACTACCTCAACGGCGAGACCATCCGCATGGACGGCGCGCTCCGTATGGCCCCGCGCTAA
- a CDS encoding DUF4352 domain-containing protein produces MTPPQGEYPPQQPQNPIWANQPPPAGGQQPTQPGQFPAAPGAGYGPPQKKSNGRRVALIVLAVIVGLCGFSAVLSAVNGGDDKNTDKPSSTAAAVPGTNAPGAPAAPPAENTPEAQPGLNTPVRDGKFEFVVTDVQTGLSEVGDNPYLQRKAQGAYTIVSLTVKNTSNKPQGFSPSDQYLFDAENRKFENDMAAAINLQPDTSMYAGVNPGNTVTAQVVFDLPPDAVPSYIVLHDSMFSDGAKVTLQ; encoded by the coding sequence ATGACGCCACCGCAGGGTGAATACCCACCCCAGCAACCTCAGAACCCGATCTGGGCCAACCAACCACCGCCCGCAGGCGGACAACAGCCAACCCAACCCGGTCAGTTTCCGGCGGCCCCCGGGGCCGGATATGGGCCACCGCAAAAGAAGTCCAACGGCCGAAGGGTCGCACTGATCGTGCTTGCTGTCATTGTCGGGCTTTGCGGATTCAGCGCGGTCCTCTCCGCAGTAAACGGCGGAGACGACAAGAACACAGACAAACCATCCAGCACAGCGGCGGCTGTCCCCGGCACCAACGCACCCGGCGCACCTGCCGCTCCTCCGGCCGAGAACACTCCCGAGGCGCAGCCCGGACTCAATACGCCCGTCCGTGACGGCAAATTCGAGTTCGTTGTCACCGACGTCCAGACCGGGCTCAGCGAAGTGGGCGACAACCCGTATCTGCAGCGAAAGGCCCAGGGCGCGTACACGATCGTATCGCTCACCGTGAAGAACACTTCGAACAAGCCGCAGGGATTCAGCCCCAGCGACCAGTACCTGTTCGACGCGGAGAACCGCAAATTCGAGAACGACATGGCGGCCGCGATCAACCTACAGCCCGACACCAGCATGTATGCCGGCGTCAACCCGGGCAATACGGTTACGGCGCAGGTGGTCTTCGACCTGCCACCCGATGCGGTGCCGAGCTATATCGTGCTGCACGATTCGATGTTCTCCGACGGGGCGAAAGTCACGCTCCAGTAA
- a CDS encoding copper resistance D family protein produces the protein MTGATIGGRGGARRGTARAPWSVLLIVPAGLLGVLLAWALALPAGFAAEATVRVIADGVGATVLGLAALPRLRERLVPPWRLLAVLAGFWCGTEFAVLVFEAAEVVGVPVTGLGAGQFGSYLVDISGGQVGIAILVGVGAVACYSAVAFRRPDIASADLVLVFAAVALALRPITGHMSQQAFGSVLAAVHALAAAVWFGLLVALALVVRTRGEWAVVLPRYSAVALPLVATVAVTGLLNGVVRVGGITPFVSTGYGRILLAKTVVLVGLLALGWWWRRSWVHRAADHRITAEASLRRATIEVVVMALAFGLAATLAVTA, from the coding sequence GTGACGGGCGCGACGATCGGCGGCCGAGGCGGTGCGCGGCGGGGCACCGCACGCGCACCGTGGTCGGTGTTGCTGATCGTCCCGGCCGGACTGCTCGGGGTGCTGCTCGCCTGGGCGCTTGCCCTGCCCGCGGGCTTCGCCGCCGAGGCGACCGTCCGAGTGATCGCGGACGGCGTCGGCGCGACGGTTCTCGGGCTCGCGGCGCTGCCCCGGCTGCGGGAACGACTGGTGCCGCCGTGGCGGTTGCTCGCCGTGCTCGCCGGATTCTGGTGCGGCACCGAGTTCGCGGTGCTGGTGTTCGAGGCGGCCGAGGTGGTGGGCGTGCCGGTCACCGGGTTGGGCGCCGGACAGTTCGGCAGCTATCTGGTGGACATCAGCGGCGGACAGGTCGGGATCGCCATCCTGGTCGGCGTCGGCGCGGTCGCCTGCTATTCGGCGGTGGCCTTCCGGCGGCCCGATATCGCCTCGGCCGACCTGGTCCTCGTGTTCGCCGCGGTCGCGCTGGCGCTGCGGCCGATCACCGGGCACATGTCACAGCAGGCGTTCGGTTCCGTGCTCGCCGCGGTGCATGCGCTGGCGGCGGCGGTCTGGTTCGGGCTGCTGGTCGCGCTCGCACTGGTGGTGCGCACCCGCGGCGAGTGGGCCGTGGTGTTGCCCAGGTATTCGGCGGTGGCGTTGCCGCTGGTCGCGACGGTGGCGGTGACCGGACTGCTGAACGGAGTGGTGCGGGTCGGCGGGATCACGCCGTTCGTCAGCACCGGCTACGGCCGCATCCTGCTCGCGAAAACCGTTGTGCTGGTCGGCTTGCTGGCGCTGGGCTGGTGGTGGCGACGCAGCTGGGTGCACCGGGCCGCGGACCATCGGATAACCGCCGAGGCGTCGCTGCGCCGGGCAACCATCGAGGTGGTCGTGATGGCGCTGGCCTTCGGCCTGGCCGCCACCCTCGCCGTCACCGCGTGA
- a CDS encoding DUF6474 family protein: MGLFTKRKRRPSRRAEAKALKHKAALEAKLVAKNDRKARRAEARTQRKVAKAQISALQAEEKAALKLAAKAERDLFSAGQVKKYLGVARVLIPVLAPLAYRGATYLRAQLDTRKAQQLGIGIEQLGDFSGHGAKLQARIANTEAALAKVGAQDGKDKGETQKFVTATQARLSSLAAAVQTAEQMPAPRRRAVHASISEELSGVEADVLARLGVR; the protein is encoded by the coding sequence ATGGGGTTGTTCACGAAGCGCAAGCGGCGTCCGAGCCGCAGGGCCGAGGCGAAAGCCCTCAAGCACAAGGCCGCTTTGGAGGCCAAACTGGTCGCCAAGAACGACCGCAAGGCCCGCCGCGCGGAGGCCCGCACCCAGCGCAAGGTGGCCAAGGCGCAGATCTCGGCTTTGCAGGCGGAGGAGAAGGCCGCGCTGAAGCTGGCCGCCAAGGCCGAGCGTGACCTGTTCAGCGCGGGCCAGGTGAAGAAGTATCTCGGCGTGGCCCGGGTGCTGATCCCGGTGCTCGCGCCGCTGGCCTACCGCGGTGCGACCTACCTGCGCGCGCAGCTCGACACCCGCAAGGCCCAGCAGCTCGGCATCGGTATCGAGCAGCTCGGCGACTTCAGCGGCCACGGTGCCAAGCTGCAGGCCCGGATCGCGAATACCGAAGCGGCCCTTGCCAAGGTCGGTGCGCAGGACGGCAAGGACAAGGGCGAGACGCAGAAGTTCGTCACCGCCACCCAGGCTCGCTTGTCCAGCCTGGCCGCCGCGGTGCAGACCGCCGAGCAGATGCCCGCGCCGCGCCGCCGCGCCGTGCACGCGTCGATCTCGGAGGAGCTGTCCGGGGTCGAGGCGGACGTCCTGGCCCGCCTCGGCGTGCGCTGA
- a CDS encoding class I SAM-dependent methyltransferase: MSGNPLAVAEPWDLVADGYAEFAPAIMQPFSDRAIEFASLTASSQVIDVAAGTGMLSLLAAPQVAQVQAIDFSGPMIERLTTAAKAAGLTNIEARVADGQALPFDSDRFDAGFSMFGLMFFPERIKGFAELFRVLRPGGTAVVSSWAPVAESPLMRMMFGALRAADPSIQEPQPNYLSLENPEVFQTEMRRAGFEAVSIQRHSTAVTFGSAEQMWETMVRSSAPLVLMRRSVGERVWGERVAVMKSYLAEHYRPNHPLSTTAFLGIGHKPQV; this comes from the coding sequence ATGTCCGGAAACCCCCTTGCCGTCGCCGAGCCATGGGATCTCGTCGCCGACGGCTACGCCGAATTCGCGCCCGCGATCATGCAGCCGTTCTCCGATCGCGCCATCGAATTCGCCTCGCTGACAGCGTCTTCCCAGGTCATCGATGTCGCGGCGGGGACGGGCATGCTGAGCCTGCTGGCCGCGCCGCAGGTGGCGCAGGTGCAGGCCATCGACTTCTCCGGTCCGATGATCGAGCGGCTCACCACCGCGGCGAAGGCCGCCGGGTTGACCAATATCGAGGCGCGCGTGGCGGACGGGCAAGCCCTGCCGTTCGACAGCGACCGGTTCGACGCCGGTTTCTCCATGTTCGGGCTGATGTTCTTCCCGGAGCGGATCAAGGGTTTCGCCGAGCTGTTCCGGGTGCTGCGTCCCGGTGGCACGGCCGTGGTGTCCAGTTGGGCGCCGGTCGCCGAATCACCGCTGATGCGGATGATGTTCGGCGCCCTCCGCGCCGCCGACCCGAGCATTCAAGAGCCGCAACCCAATTACCTCAGCTTGGAGAACCCGGAGGTCTTCCAGACCGAGATGCGCCGGGCTGGATTCGAAGCCGTGTCCATCCAACGTCATTCGACCGCCGTCACCTTCGGCAGCGCGGAGCAGATGTGGGAAACCATGGTGCGCAGCAGCGCACCCCTGGTGCTCATGCGTCGCAGCGTCGGCGAGCGGGTTTGGGGCGAGCGGGTGGCCGTGATGAAGTCCTACCTCGCCGAGCATTACCGGCCGAACCACCCGCTGTCGACGACAGCCTTCCTCGGCATCGGCCACAAGCCCCAGGTTTGA
- a CDS encoding YcnI family protein, whose translation MHRSISRATGTAAAAATLGLLACGTAAAHVSVDAPGAQQGKYSVATFRVPTESDTASTTALTVTVPNLKSARTEPIPGWSAKVDRNDKSEITTITWTAEPGNPGVGPGQFQRFAVSLGPLPKQETVSFPAKQTYSDGKVVSWDQPEGKDGAEPEHPAPSLTLAEGKPDAADAHKVGNESADKSSDDTDNTARWLGGIGLALGLLGVALGLGNVIRARQS comes from the coding sequence ATGCACCGTTCGATTTCGCGCGCCACCGGCACGGCCGCGGCCGCCGCCACCCTCGGGCTGCTCGCCTGCGGCACCGCCGCCGCACACGTCAGCGTCGACGCGCCGGGCGCCCAGCAGGGCAAATACTCGGTGGCCACCTTCCGAGTCCCCACCGAATCCGACACCGCGAGCACCACCGCCCTCACCGTCACCGTGCCCAACCTGAAAAGCGCACGGACCGAGCCGATTCCGGGCTGGTCGGCCAAGGTGGACCGGAACGACAAGTCGGAGATCACCACGATCACCTGGACCGCCGAGCCGGGCAACCCTGGTGTCGGTCCCGGCCAGTTCCAACGTTTCGCGGTCTCGCTCGGCCCGCTGCCCAAGCAGGAGACGGTCAGCTTCCCGGCCAAGCAGACCTACAGCGACGGCAAGGTCGTCAGCTGGGATCAGCCCGAAGGCAAAGACGGTGCGGAGCCCGAACATCCGGCACCGTCGCTCACCCTGGCCGAGGGCAAGCCCGACGCCGCCGACGCCCACAAGGTCGGCAACGAATCCGCCGACAAGTCGAGCGATGACACCGACAACACCGCCCGCTGGCTCGGCGGCATCGGCCTCGCCCTCGGCCTGCTCGGCGTCGCGCTCGGCCTCGGCAATGTGATCCGGGCGCGGCAGTCATGA
- a CDS encoding TetR/AcrR family transcriptional regulator: protein MTESATSARQLPRGRHGLPREQVVASQRERILIAMADAMVENGYVGTSVAAILKRAGVSRETFYEQFRSKEACFEAAYERAVQNLLGRIADASSDAARHAEGSELDSMARMDRIFQAYLQHLVDDPASARLFLVEVYAVGSAAISRRAQLQELFVGLIADVLGAKSDEQRFACQTLAAAISAMVTGRIAADDLEGLLALRAPLLNLVRRGGELYGDALTDPA from the coding sequence ATGACTGAATCGGCCACCAGCGCACGCCAACTCCCGCGCGGTAGGCACGGCCTGCCGCGCGAGCAAGTGGTCGCCTCGCAGCGCGAGCGCATCCTGATCGCGATGGCCGATGCGATGGTCGAGAACGGTTATGTCGGAACGTCGGTCGCGGCGATCCTGAAACGCGCCGGGGTGTCGAGGGAGACCTTCTACGAGCAATTCCGTTCCAAGGAGGCCTGTTTCGAGGCTGCCTACGAGCGGGCCGTGCAGAACCTGCTCGGCCGCATCGCGGATGCCTCCAGTGACGCGGCGCGGCACGCCGAGGGTTCCGAGCTGGACAGTATGGCCAGGATGGACCGGATCTTCCAGGCCTATCTCCAGCACCTCGTCGACGATCCGGCCAGCGCGCGGCTGTTCCTGGTCGAGGTGTACGCGGTGGGGTCGGCGGCCATCTCGCGCAGGGCGCAACTGCAAGAACTGTTCGTCGGCCTGATCGCCGACGTGCTCGGCGCGAAGTCGGACGAGCAGCGCTTCGCCTGCCAGACCCTGGCCGCCGCGATCAGCGCCATGGTGACCGGCCGGATCGCGGCCGATGATCTGGAGGGTCTGCTCGCGCTGCGGGCGCCGCTGCTGAATCTGGTGCGCCGGGGCGGAGAACTGTACGGGGATGCGCTGACCGACCCGGCCTGA
- a CDS encoding SDR family NAD(P)-dependent oxidoreductase translates to MKLFSGASVAGRKVLITGAARGIGAALARQLHDSGAEVALLGLEEELLGEVARDCGDAPWRYCDVGDAAQVDRVVEMLVGELGGLDVVVANAGVARQLPLIGGDPAVLEETLAVNVLGVYYTVRAAGPHISHSNGYALLVSSLAAAVNLPLVGAYSASKAAVEVLGHTLRIELKHTGAKVGVAYFAELDTDMTSRGFGTAAARAIIGRATVSGVAPLGPAIDSVEKAIARRRRQVVSPWWVAVVLPFRPIAQRVIGFALRRGVRRALEIARSEEAPFTTDQPTRPRKMERPA, encoded by the coding sequence ATGAAGCTGTTTTCGGGGGCGTCGGTGGCTGGGCGGAAGGTGTTGATCACTGGGGCGGCTCGGGGGATCGGGGCGGCGTTGGCTCGGCAGTTGCACGACAGTGGGGCCGAGGTGGCGTTGCTGGGGTTGGAGGAGGAGTTGCTGGGGGAGGTGGCGCGCGATTGTGGGGATGCGCCCTGGCGGTACTGCGATGTGGGGGATGCGGCACAGGTGGATCGGGTGGTCGAGATGTTGGTGGGGGAGCTGGGCGGGCTCGATGTGGTGGTGGCGAACGCGGGCGTGGCGCGGCAGTTGCCGTTGATCGGGGGCGATCCGGCGGTGCTGGAGGAGACGCTGGCGGTCAATGTGCTCGGCGTGTACTACACGGTGCGCGCGGCCGGACCGCACATCAGTCATTCGAACGGTTATGCGCTGCTGGTCTCTTCGCTCGCCGCCGCGGTGAACCTGCCACTGGTCGGCGCTTACAGTGCGTCGAAGGCGGCAGTGGAGGTGCTCGGCCACACGTTGCGCATCGAGCTGAAACACACCGGCGCCAAGGTCGGCGTCGCGTACTTCGCCGAACTCGACACCGACATGACCTCACGCGGGTTCGGTACCGCCGCGGCCCGCGCGATCATCGGCCGCGCCACTGTATCTGGCGTCGCGCCGCTCGGACCGGCCATCGACTCGGTGGAAAAGGCCATTGCCCGGCGCCGCCGCCAGGTCGTTTCGCCCTGGTGGGTGGCCGTCGTGCTGCCGTTCCGGCCGATCGCTCAGCGGGTGATCGGCTTCGCGTTGCGCCGAGGTGTACGGCGCGCCTTGGAGATCGCGCGGAGTGAAGAGGCACCCTTTACAACAGACCAACCGACTCGACCCCGCAAAATGGAGCGGCCAGCTTAG
- a CDS encoding copper resistance CopC family protein translates to MTRRLLTALVAGLFLVGFGIAATGTAAAHSAPTASVPDDGATIEAGPARASITFNEDLQPNFPSLTVVGPDGNLWSKGAPVVDGKTVSVEVGELGPVGQYTVAYRVTSADGHPVSGTRHFTLSKPGNGVAGPKPTAKNGSSEEDSSGGVPLWVFIVGAVVLFGGGLAFALFGGRSRKPKS, encoded by the coding sequence ATGACCCGGCGCCTGCTCACCGCGCTGGTCGCGGGGCTGTTCTTAGTCGGATTCGGGATCGCCGCAACCGGTACCGCCGCCGCGCACTCCGCGCCGACCGCCAGCGTGCCGGACGACGGCGCGACGATCGAGGCGGGACCGGCACGGGCGAGCATCACCTTCAACGAGGATCTGCAGCCCAATTTCCCCTCGCTCACCGTGGTCGGCCCGGATGGCAACCTGTGGTCGAAGGGCGCGCCGGTGGTCGACGGCAAGACGGTCAGCGTCGAGGTCGGCGAGCTCGGCCCGGTCGGCCAGTACACGGTCGCCTACCGGGTGACCTCCGCCGACGGCCATCCGGTCAGCGGCACCCGGCATTTCACGCTGAGCAAGCCGGGCAATGGCGTCGCCGGGCCCAAGCCGACGGCCAAGAACGGTAGTTCCGAGGAGGACAGCTCCGGCGGAGTTCCGTTGTGGGTCTTCATCGTCGGCGCCGTCGTGCTCTTCGGTGGCGGGCTGGCGTTCGCCCTGTTCGGCGGCAGGAGCCGGAAACCGAAGTCGTGA
- the htpG gene encoding molecular chaperone HtpG, producing the protein MTEHVEQLEFQAETHQLLELMIHSVYSNKDTFLRELISNSSDALDKLRLESFRDKDLHVDTSDLHIELEVDKDNRILTVRDNGIGMSRAEVVDLIGTLAKSGTAELRKKLNEAKSEAAAEELIGQFGIGFYSTFMVADKVTLTTRRAGETEGTRWESAAGSSTYTIETLDQAPQGTAVSLHLKPADEEDHLFDYTQEWKLREIVKKYSDFIAWPIRMQVERTVTEGEGEDKKEKTVLEEQTLNSMKALWTRPKSEVSDEEYKEFYKHVSHAWDDPLEIIPLKAEGTFEYQALLFLPSQAPFDLFTREHKRGVQLYVKRVFIMDNCEELMPEYLRFVKGVVDAQDLSLNVSREILQQDRQIQMIRKRLVKKVLSTIKDLQGAEDQQKYQTFWKEFGRVLKEGLLGDFDNRETILQVSSFASTHSESELTTLAQYVERMPDGQDAIYYMTGESRQQVESSPHMEAFKAKGREVLILTDPVDEMWVGSVPEFDGKPFKSIAKGEVDLESEEEKKASEALREQQDKDFAELLTWLGKTLDESVKEVRLTNRLTTSPACLVGDVFDFTPMLERMYRASGQLMPETKRILELNPTHPLVTGLRDAYDTRKEDADAGKVPELTETAELLYGTAVLAEGGELKDPARFAHILTDRLTRTL; encoded by the coding sequence GTGACAGAGCACGTCGAACAACTCGAGTTTCAGGCAGAGACGCATCAGCTGCTCGAGCTGATGATCCATTCGGTCTACTCCAACAAGGACACCTTCCTGCGGGAGCTGATCTCGAACTCCTCCGACGCGCTGGACAAGCTGCGGCTGGAGTCCTTCCGGGACAAGGATCTGCATGTCGACACGTCCGACCTCCACATCGAGCTGGAAGTCGACAAGGACAACCGGATCCTGACCGTGCGGGACAACGGCATCGGCATGTCCCGTGCCGAGGTGGTGGACCTGATCGGCACCCTCGCCAAATCCGGCACCGCCGAGCTGCGCAAGAAGCTGAACGAGGCCAAGTCCGAGGCGGCCGCCGAGGAACTGATCGGCCAGTTCGGCATCGGCTTCTACTCGACCTTCATGGTCGCCGACAAGGTCACCCTGACCACCCGGCGCGCGGGCGAGACCGAGGGCACCCGCTGGGAATCGGCCGCGGGCAGCTCCACCTACACCATCGAAACCCTCGACCAGGCGCCGCAGGGCACCGCCGTCTCACTGCACCTCAAGCCCGCCGACGAAGAGGACCACCTCTTCGATTACACCCAGGAGTGGAAGCTCCGGGAGATCGTCAAGAAGTACTCCGACTTCATCGCCTGGCCGATCCGCATGCAGGTCGAGCGGACGGTCACCGAGGGGGAGGGCGAGGACAAGAAGGAAAAGACCGTCCTCGAGGAGCAGACCCTCAACTCCATGAAGGCGCTGTGGACCCGCCCCAAGAGCGAGGTCAGCGACGAGGAGTACAAGGAGTTCTACAAGCACGTCAGCCACGCCTGGGACGATCCGCTGGAGATCATCCCGCTGAAGGCGGAGGGCACCTTCGAATACCAGGCGCTGCTGTTCCTGCCCTCGCAGGCGCCGTTCGATCTGTTCACCCGCGAGCACAAGCGCGGCGTGCAGCTCTACGTCAAGCGGGTGTTCATCATGGACAACTGCGAAGAGCTGATGCCGGAGTACCTGCGCTTCGTCAAGGGCGTGGTGGACGCGCAGGACCTGTCGCTCAACGTGTCCCGCGAGATCCTGCAGCAGGACCGGCAGATCCAGATGATCCGCAAGCGGCTGGTCAAGAAGGTTCTGTCGACGATCAAGGACCTGCAGGGCGCCGAGGACCAGCAGAAGTACCAGACCTTCTGGAAGGAATTCGGGCGCGTCCTCAAGGAGGGCCTGCTCGGCGACTTCGACAACCGCGAGACCATTCTGCAGGTTTCCTCGTTCGCCTCGACGCACTCCGAGTCCGAGCTCACCACGCTCGCCCAGTACGTGGAGCGCATGCCGGACGGCCAGGACGCCATCTACTACATGACCGGCGAGTCCCGCCAGCAGGTCGAAAGCTCGCCGCACATGGAGGCTTTCAAGGCCAAGGGCCGCGAGGTGCTGATCCTCACCGATCCGGTGGACGAGATGTGGGTCGGCTCGGTGCCCGAGTTCGACGGCAAGCCGTTCAAGTCCATCGCCAAGGGCGAGGTCGACCTGGAATCCGAGGAGGAGAAGAAGGCCTCCGAGGCGCTGCGCGAACAGCAGGACAAGGACTTCGCCGAGCTGCTGACCTGGCTCGGCAAGACCCTGGACGAGAGCGTCAAGGAGGTGCGCCTGACCAACCGGCTCACCACCTCGCCTGCCTGCCTGGTCGGTGACGTCTTCGACTTCACCCCGATGCTGGAGCGGATGTACCGGGCCTCCGGTCAGCTGATGCCGGAAACCAAGCGGATTCTCGAGCTCAACCCGACCCATCCGCTGGTCACCGGGCTGCGCGACGCCTACGACACGCGTAAGGAAGACGCCGACGCGGGCAAGGTGCCCGAGCTCACCGAGACCGCCGAGTTGCTCTACGGCACAGCGGTCTTGGCCGAGGGTGGCGAGCTGAAGGATCCGGCGCGTTTCGCGCACATCCTGACCGATCGGCTCACCCGCACGCTCTGA
- a CDS encoding TM0106 family RecB-like putative nuclease: MAVERPAGVADAPTPFIDARALIGCRHRLHLDAAHPGALLGVTEDPGVRQRREAATAHRLRVRDALIAADPDGWVVIDPTLRAAERAEATMRACAAGVQHIWGGLLPQEPETGRRGGSEILLRDLDRGGYIPVIVVNHKVTDPRHPEPADFHPTTSDPFHWNPKPDRHRKLRQQPRDQQRLAHLYRMLQRHGMASPALVGGVIGYHFDCILVHDLGPVLADYDQRYADRVAVVRGELPTVPSKVPECRQCPWWTRGIEGPSCEAWLIEHRDVSLVAPGSRADVLRRHGVQTIDDLAEWAGDDPDDWQHGPFDEAVVTARAWIAGAPLVRRVTPVQVQRADVEVDVDLESFQEYGAYLWGTLLDGVYRPFVTWDPLPTEDEGRSFGEFWTWLMTVRAEAAASGKTFAAYCYSRTAEDKWLYESARRFAGRPGVPTVDQVRAFVDGPQWVDMFQAVSDQFICPNGKGLKKIAPVAGFAWRDAEAGGEASMSWYRLAVGYEGAPDMSQRTRLLEYNEDDVRATQVLRDWMSDRADLEVPGLADFGRRTIAS, translated from the coding sequence ATGGCCGTCGAACGGCCGGCCGGCGTCGCGGATGCGCCGACCCCTTTCATCGATGCCAGGGCGTTGATCGGTTGCCGTCATCGGCTGCACTTGGACGCGGCCCATCCGGGGGCGTTGCTCGGCGTCACCGAGGATCCCGGGGTGCGGCAGCGCCGGGAGGCGGCCACCGCGCACCGGCTGCGGGTGCGCGACGCGTTGATCGCGGCGGATCCGGACGGCTGGGTGGTGATCGATCCCACGCTGCGCGCGGCCGAGCGGGCCGAGGCCACCATGCGGGCGTGTGCGGCTGGCGTGCAACACATCTGGGGCGGGCTGCTGCCACAGGAACCGGAAACCGGCAGGCGCGGCGGCTCGGAAATCCTGCTGCGCGACCTCGATCGCGGCGGGTACATCCCGGTGATCGTGGTGAACCACAAGGTGACCGACCCGCGTCACCCGGAACCCGCCGACTTCCACCCGACCACCTCGGACCCGTTCCACTGGAACCCCAAACCGGACCGGCACCGCAAGCTGCGCCAGCAGCCGCGCGACCAGCAGCGCCTCGCGCACCTGTACCGGATGCTGCAGCGCCACGGCATGGCGAGCCCGGCACTGGTCGGCGGCGTGATCGGCTATCACTTCGACTGCATCCTGGTGCACGACCTCGGGCCGGTGCTCGCCGATTACGACCAGCGCTACGCGGACCGGGTCGCGGTGGTCCGCGGCGAGCTGCCGACGGTGCCGTCGAAGGTGCCCGAATGCCGGCAGTGCCCGTGGTGGACCCGCGGCATCGAGGGACCGAGCTGTGAAGCCTGGCTCATCGAGCACCGCGACGTCAGCCTGGTCGCGCCCGGCTCGCGGGCCGACGTGCTGCGCAGGCACGGTGTGCAGACCATCGACGACCTGGCCGAATGGGCGGGCGACGACCCCGACGACTGGCAGCACGGCCCGTTCGACGAGGCTGTGGTCACCGCGCGGGCCTGGATCGCGGGCGCGCCGCTGGTCCGCCGGGTGACGCCGGTCCAGGTGCAGCGGGCCGACGTCGAAGTGGACGTGGACCTGGAGAGTTTCCAGGAGTACGGCGCCTACCTGTGGGGCACGCTGCTCGACGGGGTGTACCGCCCGTTCGTCACCTGGGATCCGCTGCCCACCGAGGACGAGGGCCGCTCCTTCGGTGAGTTCTGGACCTGGCTGATGACGGTCAGGGCCGAGGCTGCCGCGAGCGGGAAAACCTTTGCCGCCTACTGCTATTCGCGCACCGCCGAGGACAAGTGGCTGTACGAGTCGGCGCGCCGGTTCGCCGGGCGACCCGGGGTGCCGACGGTCGACCAGGTGCGCGCGTTCGTCGACGGGCCGCAGTGGGTGGACATGTTCCAGGCCGTCTCCGATCAGTTCATCTGCCCGAACGGCAAGGGGCTCAAGAAGATCGCCCCGGTAGCCGGCTTCGCCTGGCGCGACGCCGAGGCGGGCGGCGAGGCATCGATGAGCTGGTATCGGCTGGCCGTCGGCTACGAGGGCGCGCCCGATATGTCCCAGCGCACCCGGTTGCTGGAGTACAACGAGGACGACGTGCGGGCCACCCAGGTGCTGCGTGACTGGATGTCGGACCGGGCCGACCTCGAGGTTCCTGGCCTAGCCGATTTCGGGCGACGTACTATCGCGTCGTGA